The genomic DNA TCCTCCGACGGCGGCGCCGGGAAGTCGGGCGATGCCGGCACCTCGTCGCCGTTCGCGCCGCAGCAGTCCGCCCAGGCGTCCGTGGACGGCATCTCGATCGACCGCGTGACGATCGAGGAAGGCACGGGGCCGGACGGCAAGCCGTTCCGCTACATCCGGGTTGCCTATACCTTCGAGAACGTCACGGACTCGGACGCTGTCGCACCCTATACCGACATCAACGCATACCAGGACGGGATCAAGCTCGACAGGTCCTACAAGGTGCAGGACCAGCGGGCGCAGAAGCAGATCGAGCCGGGCGGGAAATTGAAGTCGTTCACGGCGTTCGCCCCCGATTCTGAGACGGTTCCGGTCACGGTCAAGGTGATGGCGCCCGGCGAGAAGGAGCCGAGGTCGGAGCGATGCTACTGCATCGTGAACCCGGGCCTGCAATAGGCCGCCCCGCTCGCACGTCCACACATATATGTATATGCGCGTCTATGCGTTTACGTACATGCGCATATGGGTAGACTCACATCGAGTAGAGACGAAACGGGAGGGGATGGTCCGCATGGCGCCGTTCATCAGTGAAAATATCGACCTGGTTCCTTGCATGGCCATGGCATTCAACGCGGCGATTGCGACCATGGGTTTTCTGAAAATGGTTGCATGGACCGAGCACGGCATGTCGTCGAGGATGTCCAGATACATCGACAGGTTCGGCAAGATGGGCATCGACCGCGAGATTTTGGAGGTCTATGCGCGATCGTATCTCGACGAGTCGCGCAACGCGCTCATCTGCTGGATCGTTGGCCTCGCCATCACTATGGCTGTGGGGATTGTCATCTGGGCCCACGACGTCGGCGCGGTAGTCCTCCTGACATCCGTGGTCGCGGCGGCGGTATCGATCAGGTGCATCGTCATGGCAGTGAGGGATGTGGCGGATATCCGCGACGTCCTGGCCGAAATCGACCTAGGCACCCCGACCGCGTGATTTGCCCTGGCATCCAATCAATAGGGACAAGCAGATATTCAGAAGGGACTCGATATGGGTA from Eggerthella lenta DSM 2243 includes the following:
- a CDS encoding DUF5067 domain-containing protein, producing MTGKNVYTMTAMTRRAFVGLAVMAAQAGLAGCVRNGAPDAGSSDGGAGKSGDAGTSSPFAPQQSAQASVDGISIDRVTIEEGTGPDGKPFRYIRVAYTFENVTDSDAVAPYTDINAYQDGIKLDRSYKVQDQRAQKQIEPGGKLKSFTAFAPDSETVPVTVKVMAPGEKEPRSERCYCIVNPGLQ